The stretch of DNA ACGGATGCAGCATATGCATGCTGCTCTGGGGCTTGACGGCGGTGAAGAGGTGGCCGACGGGATGCTCACCGAACAGATTATGGCTGTAGGCGGCGTAGAAAATAACATCGCGTCGCTCGGCGGAAAGCGCGGGAAAACAATGCGGGCATAGTCGccggtggtggaggtggacACAGCCTTGGAATTCCACCTCGTCTAACCGTTGAGAGGATCCTCAAGGCTATGCTGCAGTGAGCTTCCGCCTCATTCGCCCACTTCTGTCGTTTTCCCACCGCCCACTGCTTTTGTCATGTCTGTTtatgcatatgcattttTCGTTATCTTAACCATTCGGAGATGATCGACAAACGAACAAGTTCATTAACAATCAACGAAGGATGATTATTAGAGGGATCATTCGAATTTTAATAAGCACCAGCTGCTTCTCAAAACGGCAAATCAATGGCTGAAAAAGGTGTTAAAGGCAGTGCCCTCACTTATTCGTTTTCAAGTCTCATATACATGCTGTAAATCGAAACCAGCCGATAAAGCGGTGCACAACACAAAATCAACGTAGTAGTATAACCAACAACACTCCCAAGACGGCTAATCGCTTCGTCGTTCTCAATCATCATACGGCAAGCCGACTTTTCCTCAGCGTGCAGGGATACACCCTATTTCGGCGTCTTGTCCCGTTGCAGCATAGCCGGGAGGCACATGCTTAACACTGGGAAAGTGTACAGAAACCGCTTTCACTTCTGGCAAGATAATGTATGATTTCCGGTTACGCGACGATGAGCTTGTCGTAGAGGAGGTCGAACCCGTTGACGAAAGCGGTCTTCTACTGATTGCCGTCGTCCATTGAACGTCTTGTGAGGATTCACTCACTCTTCGTGCCGTCCTCGTGGTAATGAGAATGTCCTTCATTGCTTCCATGTAAACGCCTGGATCTTTCATCCGCGCGGCGCAATCACCCTGGGACTGAAATGGTTCACAGTTCCAAGACGACTTGGACGGCTGCTCGAGGTCCAAGGACGATCGACACATGCAATCCGACGACgttggagagaagcaagtGTATCCACTGCTAGCAATCCCGGAGCAAATCACTGAAGGCAGGTCTAGCGGCTGTGTCGTGACCCTAGTCAACAGAGTCGTGATACTAGACGAGTAAAAGAGAAACTCACGCTGGAAGATGGTGCCACGCGTCTCCCATGGACACTGATATCAGACATGACGAGTGGCCGAGGCCAATGGGGCTACCAATCGCTCAGCAAAAGTTTTTTAAAAATCGTTTGGATATTTATTATTTTATTTACAACTTACCGGATTCCCCGTGGAAGTTGACGCTTTGCTAGACACCGATTCGGCATCGTAAACGATCTTATTTGGAGGCGTGGTTGGacgaagagagaaagatgatAGAGAGGTGCGCAAACTtattttcttcctcataatggcgaaaaaaaaagtgaGATAGCAAAGAGACCTGTAAAAGCCAAAAGGAATAAAGAACACAATAGCATTCTCacattttcttcatcctcgagGGTCGCCTGAGAATTGCTTGTCATGGCGGCTGACTTTTGCGCCATCACCCAAAATCTGGAATCTGTTAAAATCGATTGATCCGGCGTGTGTGTGAATAAGAAAGTCGCACCGTGCGCAACCGCAGTGCAGCCAATTATCCCCGAGATTACATATCTACCCTTACAAGGATAAACCTAGACATTAACGATCATAGCTCGGCTTGATTTTACGAGCCTTCGAGGACTCAGTTCGTTATAACGGACGAACAACCGCGCATGCAGGTGTGATGGTGGTTCTAATGATTGATCGTTGATCATTGACTGGTGGCTTGTCGCTTATTTTGAACGTGGGGCGCACGCAAGAAGTGCGGAAGTTGTTAAAGCCCGTCACGTGACTATGTCAACAGCTGAAACATCCAAAATGTGATCCGTTTGTTCAAGTATACTGGCGAAACGTGGGACATGCCAGACCACTAAGGAGCTTATTAAGAGGTGAGCTGCCAAAGCATGAGCCCAGATACAATAGATCAAAATGTTCTGATAGGTTGTGTGTCAATGAACACAATGACAAGATGCATATgcgcccttccttcttcctatTACCCTTACCCTTCTAGAATTAGATTTAAGCCTTGACAAAGTCAACGCCCTTCTTGATGTTCTTGACAAGGCTGTTCAAAACATCAGCGATATCCTTACGCACAAGCAAAGATTTTAAACTTACTCGGGGAGACAGGCCTTGAGCAACTCCTGTTCCTCAGCGCTCAACTGGCCAACAGGGTTGATCTTCTTGACACCCTCAGGGCCGAGTTCAACGTTGGAGGCAAAGTACTCGACACCCTCAGACTCGTACAAGGGAGACTTGACGAAAGTAGGCTCGACGATGCCGGTCTCGCCGTTCAACGCTCGGATAAGAGAGTCGGTGAATCGGGCACCAGCTATAATCGGGATCAGTCATTGTACATTGCAACGCGTAACACgagcaaaagaaaaacatACCGTAACCCATGGAGAGGGTGGCGGAACCGGTACCGGCCTTGGCCTTCACAACCTCGTCACCACCAAACTGGATCCTGTTGACAAGGGCCTTGTAAGCCTCACCGCTGACGTCCTTGCCCTCGGGGGTctgagagaggagagggacGATGGTGACACCAGAGTGACCACCGACAACGGTGACCTTGATGTCCTTCGGgtccttgcccttgatcTCACCGAGGAATCGGGAAGCTCGGACAACGTCAAGGGTGGTGATACCAAAGACCCTCTTCTCGTCAAAGacgcccttcttcttcaagaccTCGGCGAAGATGGGGACGGTGGAGTTGACGGGGTTAGAGATGATACCGATGAAAGCCTTGGGGCAGTACTCAGCACAGGCCTCGGCGAGGTCACGGACGATAGATGCGTTGGTGTTCTACCATAAAGTTAGTTTCTGCGTAACCTGCCCAAGATTGGGACTTCAAGGCAGACGTCGGCTCACGAAAAGGTCGTCACGGCTATGATCGGAAATCAGCTCCGTAGTCCACGTATAAAAGGCAGAATAAACTCACGTCATACCGGGCTTTCTGGGGACACCAGCGGGGATGATGACAATTTCGGCGCCAGTAAGAGCCTCCTTGATGCTGTGGATACCGTATCAACACCCATTTATACCTATTCGTTCACGGAAGACTTActcgtccttctcaaaGCCCTTGACGGTAGAGTGGGTGTTGACGTGGGAAATGTCGGCAGCAACACCGGGAGCACCTCGAATGTCATAGAGGGAGAGGCCAGTAACGCCGGGGTTCtgcttgaggaggagagacaTGGGCTGACCGATACCACCTATTCACACCGGAATGAGACAGGGGGCGCACACAGATGCCGGGATTGGTTCCGGATGAATGGCGACGGTCATAAAAGTAAGGGACAAggcaagagaaaaggaagagcaagctGATTGTCAGCCGACGTGTTTCCGGACTACATAGAGGTTAAAGACAAGGACCTACCAGCGGCACCGAGGACAGCGACCTTCCTGTTGGACCTGGCAGAGGAAGCGAAGCCCCTagcgagggaagaggagttCTTGGCGACTTGACGAGCGAACATTGTGTTGTTTTGTGTGGGCTTTTTTGGGGATTGTGGAAGAACacggatggaaagagaagaaagagaaagaaagcagaaagcaagaagagaagtgGGATGGGGAAGTAGTGACGACGCCAGCCAGGTACGCGTGCTCGCTGCTTCACTACCATTCGGAAAAGTCGGGTTACTCGGCTTACCGCTCAGCCTAATTCGCCGAAGCTCCTCTCTTGTGGCACTCCCGTCCGATGCTGCTTCCGTCGTCCTGCAGGCCGCTCCGTCCAGCATCGTGTATTGTAGAATGAGAAAATGCATGGTGCATAAAGATACAAACAACCCAGACAGACGTAGTATCGTATCTCGTCCACTGCGTAACTCGATGCACTAGCCAGTACATCACAATCCCCAGAACCCGTTTCTTTTGCTACAGCTGCTATATTTACTCTCCGGTAGCCATCTCGAGCTTCATCTTGGCAATCGCGGCGGCAGGGTTAAGACCCTTGGGACATGTTCGAGAGCACTATGCAATCGTTAGCATAATATCTAATGCAGGATGCCAATACGCTTACGTTGAAGATGGTGTGGCATCGGTAAAGAGACATGGCGTTCtgcatcttctcctttcgcTCGGCGCCGTAAGAATCCTATTGGTGCGGCTATGTTAGCGACCGGGAACTCAACCGGTGAGGAGTCCCATCTGGGTTCCCAGGGGGCACCACTTACTCGAGAGTCAGCCATCCATCGGTAAGCCTGCATTAACACTGCGGGACCAAGATATTCGTCTACATAAAAAGTCAGTCAAGAGTCCGTAGGGAGCAATTTGCATTGCATAAGGCGTACCTTGATTCCACCAGTACTACAAACAAAAGTCAGCGCTAATTCCCCGCAGCGGCAAATCCGGTAAAACTTACTGAAGGGCAAGAGGCTGAGCAACAAGCACACAAAATACACTCGTACATTCcgtccagcttcttcctgtccGCCTGACTTTGAAGGAACTCTCCCTTTTCTGGGGGGTTGTCGTTCTTGAGGTAAGGTTCGATAGCCTTATATTGCTTGCTGCGGGGATCATCAGCAACTAGTCACGTGATGTATTCAATCCGTACGACTCACTAGAAGTGTGTAAGGTCGGGGACGAGGTCCTTGACCACGTACACTATAGATGAGTCAGCATCGACTGCAGGCATCCAAATGAAAATAGCTCAACGCActgtgaggaagggggtaAATCTTGGAATCCTTGGAGGTGTCTTTTGGAATTCGGCACAAGCAAGCAAGAGTGTTGACACCGTCAATGTTCATGGCACAGGAACCACAGATACCCTCTCGGCAAGATCGTCGGAAAGTAAGAGTGGGGTCGAGCTCattcttgatcttgatctACAGACGCGAAAAAACAGTCAGCCCCAGCTCGCTTACCGGCTCAACCTGCGAGTTTCGCGTCAAAGACGGATGTACGTACCAAAGCATCGAGCATCATAGGGCCGCATTGGGAGAGATCGATCTTGTATGTTTGGAGCTTGGGCTTCTCATTGGGGACATCGGGGTTCTGTCCACGCCGTCAGCCACTTGATTCCTTTTATCTCCGTCTTCTCGCTCAACATGCCGTCCCCTCACACTCCGGCTTTCCCACAATCTTTAAATCTCTCCACTCACCCATCGGTAGATCTTGAACTCCTTAATTGGAGGCTGCTTTCCCTCAACAGGAGTGGCGAGCTGAGCAGAAGCGGTAGCGTGGAAAGACCTGGCGGCAGCGGCGAGCGGTctggaggtggaagggaTAGCGTTCAGAGAACGGAGGACGGTGGCTGGGCGGACCATAATGTATGCTCGATGTCGCTGGAGGTATGTATGAGTGGTGAGTTGTGCGAGAAACCAGAGAAACAGCAGGTATAAGAATGTATGCAGGAGCGTTGAattcaaagaatgggaTTGGATTGGGTGTGCCGGGGGTCTCGGGAAATTTCGGAGCAAACACTCTGGCCAATCACGCGTCTCAAATTGCACCAAAGTCACAGCGAATTACGTATGCATGTGGTCACCCGGTTAATCAGCAGCCGCCGGCGACCATTCGGCGTGCGACTCTTCGCGCATCCACCAACGCTTCGAACGACCTACAGTCACAGTCTGCACCTGGGTGACTGTGGCCGGAACACATGTCCTATAACCCACAGGACTACTAACAACTGCAACCGAAGTGATGGCACTCTTAGAAGCTGACGAGGCAGCGTGAGCTGGCGGACCTGGCCGATGTGATCCGTTACAGCGACGTGTGATAAGAGCGAAGAGCTGCTGGAAAGCGGCGCCGAAGAATGTGGAAGGAGTTTCCACGCCGTGCCGGATACTGATGCAGGGGCAAAGTCACGGATGCAGAGTCGCTGGCGGAGGCAAAGATCTGCAATAATTCGATTGAACCGTTCGTTTGTTGGGCGGCCAATCGTCTCTGAGTGATTGCCATCGCTGGCAGACGAACCAGCTGAAAACTCATTACCACTTTTGGTAGCTGACTGGACAGTAGCACTGGCTGTCTCTTGAGTCACAGAAACGCATCCAGTGTTGTCATTCACTGACAGACTAGCTGCTGCAACAGAGACCTACGTGGCAGTCGTTGCAGCGGCGTTTTCGACAGAAACGGCATTGGGCGATTGTACAACGAGGGTCTCGGCAGGAGAAGGTTCTTCTGCGCTGAGAGAAGCTGCCTCAGTATCATCATGGGATTTTGAAACTATCGGGGTTGACCAGATGGAATCAGCGGCAGCGATGCTGTAAGGGTTAGGCAGTTCAAAGCAAGCTGGGAAGGAGGGTTACAGCGGTGCCACCGTTCTTCAAACAGCTTTTGACACTTTTGCCTTCCTGATATAATAAATTTGCCAAGTGAAAGCAATCCCACTGGTCCCATTCATTACATACTTGGTCTTTGTATTATCCCAAAGTTCGTTCTGATGTTTCCAGCTCAAATCCCTTCCGAGCAGGGTGCTGTACCTGGCCGATCGTTAGTTTCATCGTATCCGGCCGTCGCTTTTTTATCCCCTCCGTCTTCAAAAGCTGTGATTTTGTAATAGATGGCCAAGCCGGACGCCGCTGCCGCTCCTCTATTCGAAAGCAGCCAGATGACGTTTATCCCGTAACCCCCTTCTGTGGAAGGTGAAGTTGCGGAGGCAGAGCAGATAGCGACGGAGCCTTGAATGGTAGGCGCTTCGTCAGTCGGGATGGCGAGCTGGAGGAGAATGATGCAAGAGAAAGTGGTGCAATTGAGGATGAACCAGCCGATTGCTGTGCAAGGACACCCGGGGAGGTAAGGAGGTCGAGAAAAGGATTATGCGGGTCTTAGACATGCCTCGGCATGGCGTTTTGTCTCTCTGGAGTGTATAGTTGAGATTGAATGGGTTGATGCCCAGTCGATGAAAGTCGATATAAGAACGTAATTAATAGAGTTTAGGAAACTGGCTTTTTAAAACTCCCTTATCTGGCGCATCTTGACAAAACAAAGGGATGCATCGCCGTCGTATTCACTAAGGATATTCCTTCAGGCTAGTTGAGATCCATGACAGTCATAGCatggaagacgaggacaaatcgagaaaggagaagagcgGTTGACTTTGATGGGTAAAGGAATTATAGTCCCCGCCAAAGGTGTCACTGCGCTAAATAAATTGAAATGCCCCTATGGATTCGCCGAATCTTTCGCCAGTGTTGCCAGAGATACTTTAGACCCTGACAGGGTGTACAGCATCTGCATGTTCCGCTCATGATCTTGACGGTAACTCTGCAACTACTTTCCCTACGAACGCCGCGGCCATCCAGCCGGCCAAAACGATCAACGTTGTCTCCCAAGGCTTAGTTGGTAAAAGGACTCTAAGACCATAGCCGGCACTCATCCCACCTAGGAGCCTTGTACCAGCCCATATCCTATCCCCCCTGGCCCATGCTTCAGACAATAACCTTTCGGTCTCTAGCCATGAGGGCGGGATAGTaaaggatgatggaaggggaagagatgaaaggaGAGATAGCGataaggaaggagaaggtggttGTTCGTGTATCGTCGGCTGGGTGGAGTACCacggaaagaggaaaagctggaagagaagTGGGAGCAGAGAAGTGTACAACAGCGTTAGAGGAATAAGGATGGGTCTGCGATACGTATAAGTGTATGTACTTGATAGTGATATTTTGTACTCACGCAAAAAACTTTCTTCGACCGTCTTGCCTTGCCGGGTGCATGTCATCTGAGGGTGAAACAGAGCAGTTTTGACCCCTCAGTTTCAACACCAGTATACTCAAGCCAAGAGTCGTGAGATGTTGGGCCGCTCCTTCAAGAAGGACTGCTGAAATGGTCCAAAATATCTTACTTAATTGTATGTTAGAGCTATCTCCCGAGCCGGACAACGTTGGCAGAAGCCTAACGGCGGTCTCTGCGCCAACACTCAATAACGCAAGCGTTGAAAAGTCTTCCCATAACTGCTTCCTTCGAGCAGTCTCGCGCTCGATCTCTGACGCTGGCTCCGAGACAGCCGAGAACGGCAACGACCCGCGGTTGAATAACAGATGCAGAAATACGCGAGGCTTCAGGAGGACGAGGTCCAGAAGCAGTAGCAGAGAGGGGTGTTCGATGAGAGGATCAACGAACTGATTACATCGTGGCTATGAGACATCAGTGTATGTTGTTGTCGACGGATTTGACAGGAACGCACGCATACTGCAAGGCGGATGTTGGACTTGGTTTTGTAGGTGGTGTAGATGTAGTCTGCTGGGCATGCGCAGGCGGTGCAGACGGGCATCGCATCTCGAGAGTATATCTCAAGGCTATAATAATATTAGACTGGCGCGAAAATAGTCGGAAGATCCGTCGAAAAAGAAATCTCGGGTGACAACGGCGCACAGCCCACGTCGTCATGCCGCATCTTATCATTTGTTCCGTCGCATAATTATCCACACAACATATCCTTTCCATCGCCACACACGTTTTCACCACCACAAGCCCCGTTCTCCCCATCAAAAcatccgccgccgccgccaccacATACGCTTACTTATTTCACAGCCTTTAAAGTTACTAATTGCTCGCTGCTCGACCTGTGACTACTCAGCGTCAACCTTATCTCAAAATGTCACTCCCTCCCGCAATCCTTCAACACGGCAACTCTACCGCCGGCACCTCTGCCCATATCGCCCTCGCCGACGGTCCAGCCACAGTTAATGACAGTACAGTtacccttccatcctctcagGATCCAACCTCACCGTCGGCCTCCACCCCAAACCTCATTCACAACTCCACTTCCCGAGTCTCAATGCAGCTTCCGGAGCATCCCCCGTCCCATCAACGATCCCACTCTGGCTCTGCTGGCTATACAAACACCACAAATCTCCCAAGTGCAATGTCACACCATGGTCAGTTCCCTAGGACAAGGACGAACTCGAGTGGGCAACAGGACGGCAAGTACAGGAGGAAAGTTGGATTTGAAG from Cryptococcus neoformans var. neoformans B-3501A chromosome 7, whole genome shotgun sequence encodes:
- a CDS encoding hypothetical protein (Match to ESTs gb|CF188463.1|CF188463, gb|CF186958.1|CF186958, gb|CF192839.1|CF192839); this encodes MVRPATVLRSLNAIPSTSRPLAAAARSFHATASAQLATPVEGKQPPIKEFKIYRWNPDVPNEKPKLQTYKIDLSQCGPMMLDALIKIKNELDPTLTFRRSCREGICGSCAMNIDGVNTLACLCRIPKDTSKDSKIYPLPHMYVVKDLVPDLTHFYKQYKAIEPYLKNDNPPEKGEFLQSQADRKKLDGMYECILCACCSASCPSYWWNQDEYLGPAVLMQAYRWMADSRDSYGAERKEKMQNAMSLYRCHTIFNCSRTCPKGLNPAAAIAKMKLEMATGE
- a CDS encoding hypothetical protein (Match to ESTs gb|CF185030.1|CF185030, gb|CF184229.1|CF184229, gb|CF183652.1|CF183652; HMMPfam hit to Ldh_1_C, lactate/malate dehydrogenase, alpha/beta C-terminal domain, score: 183.2, E(): 5.1e-52; HMMPfam hit to Ldh_1_N, lactate/malate dehydrogenase, NAD binding domain, score: 230.6, E(): 2.8e-66); protein product: MFARQVAKNSSSLARGFASSARSNRKVAVLGAAGGIGQPMSLLLKQNPGVTGLSLYDIRGAPGVAADISHVNTHSTVKGFEKDDIKEALTGAEIVIIPAGVPRKPGMTRDDLFNTNASIVRDLAEACAEYCPKAFIGIISNPVNSTVPIFAEVLKKKGVFDEKRVFGITTLDVVRASRFLGEIKGKDPKDIKVTVVGGHSGVTIVPLLSQTPEGKDVSGEAYKALVNRIQFGGDEVVKAKAGTGSATLSMGYAGARFTDSLIRALNGETGIVEPTFVKSPLYESEGVEYFASNVELGPEGVKKINPVGQLSAEEQELLKACLPDLVKNIKKGVDFVKA